One stretch of Arachis duranensis cultivar V14167 chromosome 1, aradu.V14167.gnm2.J7QH, whole genome shotgun sequence DNA includes these proteins:
- the LOC107475659 gene encoding serine/threonine-protein phosphatase 7 has product MHLVLRHTMTLPTDSEPPPPSPPPPDSATDTATATAAANGATTTTTTSSSSSENPPDSLPTPPQELQLPISWPQDGTLSLEWIHNLMQCFDWSSRNFPPSEFPSVLPVQVFDSLILVASKMLHKEPNCVTVDPFRPNSGTTASVVVVGDVHGQLHDLLFLLKDAGYPSDDRIFVFNGDYVDRGAWGLETFVLLLAWKVFMPHNVYLLRGNHESKYCTSVYGYEKEVMAKYGDKGKHVYRKCLGCFEGLPLASIVAGCVFTAHGGLFRSVTVTPSKRLKGKKNRKILLNHDNKTLTLGSLEELSKARRSVLDPPWEGPNLIPGDVLWSDPSKNPGLAPNKERGIGLLWGPDCTEEFLKKYQLKLVIRSHEGPDAREKRDGLDRMSEGYTIDHVVDSGKLITLFSAPDYPQFQATEERYNNKGAYVVLEPPNFDNAIFHGFTAVTPRPKVNAYYNFEEVIDSDEELDLESMVTS; this is encoded by the exons ATGCACTTGGTGTTGCGCCACACCATGACGCTTCCTACTGATTCGGAACCACCACCACCTTCTCCTCCTCCACCGGATTCCGCCACCGACACCGCCACCGCAACCGCCGCAGCAAACGGagcaaccaccaccaccaccacctcctcctcatcatccgAAAATCCACCGGATTCCCTGCCTACACCGCCGCAAGAGCTCCAACTCCCAATTTCATGGCCGCAAGACGGAACCTTGAGCCTCGAATGGATCCACAATCTGATGCAGTGCTTCGATTGGTCTTCGAGGAACTTTCCTCCTTCCGAGTTCCCTTCCGTTCTTCCCGTTCAGGTATTCGACTCTCTCATCCTCGTTGCTTCCAAGATGCTCCATAAGGAACCCAATTGCGTCACCGTTGATCCGTTTCGCCCTAATTCCGGCACGACGGCGTCGGTGGTGGTCGTTGGTGACGTTCACGGGCAGCTGCATGATCTGCTTTTTCTCCTCAAAGACGCAGGTTACCCTTCCGATGATCGAATCTTCGTCTTCAATGGTGATTACGTTGATCGTGGAGCTTGGGGGCTCGAAACTTTCGTGCTCTTGTTAGCTTGGAAG gTGTTTATGCCTCATAATGTATATCTGCTACGTGGGAATCACGAATCAAAATACTGCACATCGGTCTATGGTTATGAGAAGGAAGTGATGGCAAAGTATGGTGATAAAGGTAAGCATGTGTATCGCAAATGCTTGGGATGCTTTGAGGGTCTTCCTTTGGCTTCCATTGTAGCAGGGTGTGTATTCACAGCTCATGGAGGACTCTTCCGCAGTGTAACAGTGACGCCATCAAAGAGATTAAAAGGGAAGAAGAACAGAAAGATTCTTCTTAATCATGATAACAAAACTCTAACTCTTGGTTCCTTGGAAGAATTGTCTAAGGCCCGACGGTCAGTTCTTGATCCTCCTTGGGAAGGCCCAAACTTGATTCCTGGTGATGTTTTGTGGTCTGATCCATCGAAAAATCCTGGTCTTGCCCCGAACAAAGAAAGAGGCATTGGCTTGTTGTGGGGTCCCGATTGTACTGAAGAATTTTTGAAGAAGTATCAATTAAAG CTGGTCATCAGGTCTCATGAAGGTCCTGATGCTAGGGAAAAGAGGGATGGTTTAGATAGAATGTCTGAAGGTTACACTATTGATCATGTTGTGGATTCTGGGAAACTGATCACCCTCTTTAGTGCTCCAGATTACCCGCAATTTCAG GCAACAGAGGAGAGGTATAACAACAAAGGAGCCTATGTTGTTCTTGAACCCCCAAATTTTGACAATGCCATATTTCATGGATTTACAGCAGTTACTCCAAGGCCAAAG GTGAATGCCTATTATAATTTTGAAGAGGTGATAGATTCTGACGAAGAGTTGGACTTGGAGTCTATGGTGACTTCTTGA
- the LOC127747589 gene encoding protein PIN-LIKES 3-like, producing the protein SGSLCIGQIIGFIIGAVSPIQKLMVGDDAPLRAIIKSIALVGEGTIVSMTLIVGANLLDGLKQSGISWYLIIGITVVRFILSPLLGVLIVKAAYYWGLVGSYNLYQFVLMLQYALPPATSVGTIAQLLGVAESECSLIMLWTYAVSTFTLTLWCTFFMWMLD; encoded by the exons tctGGTTCTCTTTGCATTGGTCAGATCATAGGATTTATCATTGGAGCAGTCTCTCCAATTCAAAAGCTCATGGTTGGTGATGATGCTCCTCTTCGTGCTATTATCAAATCTATAGCTTTGGTAGG GGAAGGAACAATTGTGTCCATGACTTTGATAGTAGGAGCAAATCTTCTTGAtg GTTTAAAGCAATCAGGAATAAGCTGGTATCTAATAATAGGGATTACGGTAGTGCGGTTCATATTATCACCATTATTGGGTGTTTTGATTGTTAAGGCTGCATATTATTGGGGATTGGTTGGATCATACAATTTATATCAGTTTGTTCTTATGCTTCAGTATGCACTTCCTCCTGCAACTTCTGTAG GAACAATTGCTCAGTTGCTTGGGGTTGCTGAAAGTGAATGTTCCTTAATAATGCTATGGACCTATGCAGTTTCTACATTTACTCTCACTCTTTGGTGCACTTTCTTCATGTGGATGCTCGACTGA